One genomic window of Gracilinema caldarium DSM 7334 includes the following:
- a CDS encoding efflux RND transporter periplasmic adaptor subunit, protein MKHRGVIIFTVLGLHAFFISSCAKARGEMTAYSTVKGKDSRSQVRTCFAKEITIPDEVNGFGSLSFLKKVDITSPQEGKIVTMLRQEGTPVSQGTVVAVLENPQINLGVNRAKNARDQALAAWELARARLLEGKFQAEARILDLAKTEAELAQARKEYQEQARKLEDQEALYKAGGITEETIRSARFALESMAERLRLQEQDLAIRWIGLRTQDLRAAGIDIPKNEAELLAARIRLATTTLQAEVQAAEAQLGAASRELESAMLAEQELTLTSPLSGILAARYVEPGERVKRDDKLLTIIDTRSLYAVIPVREQDAQRIAGGMEAQVVIDGLPNPVPARVELVSPTADNQSFTFMVRLLLDSRAVQKGKLKPGMFARATIHLGNDRKALVIPESALVEKQADTGRVFIIQQNRLLEKTIRLGQTIGTNREVLDGLTNQMVLVDKPETGLQEGDYVEILQ, encoded by the coding sequence ATGAAACACCGGGGAGTTATCATTTTTACTGTACTAGGGTTACACGCTTTTTTTATTTCGAGCTGTGCTAAAGCCAGGGGGGAAATGACTGCGTATAGTACAGTAAAGGGAAAGGATTCCCGCAGTCAAGTTCGTACCTGCTTCGCCAAGGAAATAACCATTCCCGATGAAGTAAACGGTTTTGGCTCCCTTTCTTTCCTGAAAAAGGTAGATATTACCAGCCCCCAGGAAGGAAAAATCGTGACAATGTTGAGACAGGAAGGGACCCCTGTCAGTCAGGGAACTGTGGTGGCAGTGCTTGAGAATCCACAGATCAACCTTGGGGTAAACAGGGCAAAAAATGCCCGGGACCAGGCACTGGCCGCATGGGAACTAGCCCGTGCCAGATTATTGGAGGGGAAATTCCAGGCTGAGGCTCGCATCCTGGACCTTGCTAAAACAGAAGCGGAGCTGGCTCAAGCCAGAAAAGAGTACCAGGAACAGGCAAGAAAGCTAGAGGATCAGGAAGCCCTGTATAAGGCTGGAGGTATTACCGAAGAAACCATTCGCAGCGCCCGGTTTGCCCTGGAATCGATGGCGGAACGGCTCAGGCTACAGGAACAGGACCTGGCGATTCGATGGATCGGTTTACGCACCCAGGACCTCCGGGCCGCTGGAATAGATATTCCAAAAAATGAAGCAGAGCTCTTGGCGGCACGGATCAGGCTTGCCACCACAACCCTGCAGGCCGAAGTCCAGGCCGCTGAGGCCCAGCTGGGAGCAGCAAGCCGGGAGCTGGAATCGGCCATGCTTGCAGAACAGGAATTAACCCTTACAAGTCCCCTGTCGGGAATTCTGGCAGCCCGTTATGTAGAACCCGGCGAACGGGTGAAGCGGGATGATAAGCTGCTTACGATTATCGACACCCGTTCTCTGTATGCGGTTATTCCAGTCCGAGAACAGGATGCGCAGCGTATCGCAGGGGGTATGGAGGCCCAAGTGGTTATCGACGGTCTTCCCAACCCTGTCCCTGCCCGGGTAGAACTTGTATCTCCTACCGCAGATAACCAGTCCTTTACTTTTATGGTACGGCTGCTTTTAGACAGCAGGGCCGTACAGAAAGGTAAACTTAAGCCTGGTATGTTTGCCCGGGCGACAATTCACCTTGGAAATGACCGAAAAGCCCTGGTGATTCCCGAATCGGCTCTGGTAGAAAAACAGGCTGATACTGGCAGGGTTTTCATCATCCAACAAAACAGATTGCTGGAAAAAACAATACGGCTTGGACAAACTATCGGGACAAACAGGGAAGTGCTGGATGGCCTTACAAACCAGATGGTTCTGGTTGATAAACCTGAAACAGGGTTGCAGGAGGGAGACTATGTGGAAATCCTCCAGTAA
- a CDS encoding Ig-like domain-containing protein, which yields MWKSSSNLLVWLSLCTLGSILISCNIIDLRPIGYSLYPAEADGILPEPFSALKISFDTEMDEREVEKALTVTSRAGSIEGDLHWHGTTLVFVPLSPWKAGIRYNLALKGLVHAKDGRELRLSLDHPFYGLLKGVAPILLSVDPPSGATVAVQVTDTDLSAPHGPPLQFRFSRSMDRKTVQDALTIEGIDRIEWLWSDEDQVLQVTPQKPLNPWTVYRWNLKTSATSREGIPLGKEAQGTFSTNLDAERPRIEATLCFGRTGTDWVELGSTLNDLDIGQALGVRFSEPMNRESLLQALRIEPTLSGYTVQIDERTVGYIPDRPPEPGITYVLIVSADTKDLSALSLEQEYREVFTPSIPYLELRSVQADGALIFSGPFSERPQGVYTAPLQAPEGKLAINLQFSHPFTAEAQIALLKQVNLAPYFPGSLAPVALQRGSWLSDSTVRLVWVGLEGGSVDVPHYYRLSLAGGRSGITTSLQEGLGYWLKEPIVLMLEAQQ from the coding sequence ATGTGGAAATCCTCCAGTAACCTGTTGGTTTGGCTCAGTCTCTGTACACTGGGTAGCATCCTAATTTCCTGTAATATCATAGACCTCAGGCCTATTGGATATAGCCTATACCCAGCGGAAGCGGATGGAATTCTACCGGAACCCTTTTCTGCTCTAAAGATTAGCTTTGATACAGAAATGGACGAGCGGGAGGTGGAAAAGGCTTTGACCGTTACCTCCAGAGCAGGCTCGATTGAAGGGGACCTCCACTGGCATGGTACCACCCTGGTATTTGTTCCCCTTTCTCCCTGGAAGGCGGGTATCCGGTATAACCTGGCACTAAAAGGATTGGTTCATGCGAAGGATGGCCGGGAACTGCGGCTTTCTCTAGATCATCCCTTTTATGGACTTCTTAAGGGCGTCGCTCCGATCCTGCTCAGTGTCGATCCCCCTTCTGGCGCCACAGTGGCGGTGCAGGTTACCGATACTGACCTGTCAGCCCCCCATGGACCGCCACTCCAGTTCCGATTTTCCCGATCTATGGACCGTAAGACCGTTCAGGATGCCCTGACCATAGAAGGCATAGACCGGATCGAATGGTTGTGGTCCGATGAAGACCAGGTGCTCCAGGTTACTCCTCAAAAGCCTCTCAATCCCTGGACTGTATACCGGTGGAACCTTAAAACCAGCGCCACGAGCAGAGAAGGGATACCCCTTGGCAAAGAAGCTCAGGGAACCTTTTCCACCAACCTTGATGCGGAACGACCCCGAATAGAAGCTACCCTTTGCTTTGGCAGGACCGGTACGGATTGGGTGGAACTGGGTTCCACGCTGAATGATCTCGATATCGGCCAGGCTCTGGGGGTTCGCTTTTCTGAGCCGATGAACCGGGAAAGTCTCCTGCAGGCTTTGCGAATAGAGCCAACCCTGTCTGGATATACGGTACAGATTGATGAACGGACAGTAGGTTATATTCCTGACCGTCCTCCTGAACCGGGAATCACCTATGTGCTTATAGTGTCGGCAGATACGAAGGATCTCTCAGCCCTGAGCCTGGAGCAGGAGTACCGGGAAGTCTTTACTCCGTCTATTCCCTACCTGGAACTTCGCTCAGTTCAGGCTGATGGAGCGCTGATCTTTTCTGGCCCCTTCTCTGAAAGACCCCAGGGGGTCTACACCGCGCCCCTGCAAGCTCCTGAGGGGAAGCTGGCCATCAATCTGCAGTTTTCTCATCCCTTTACTGCTGAGGCACAAATTGCCCTTTTAAAACAGGTGAACCTTGCACCCTATTTTCCGGGGAGTCTTGCACCGGTTGCCTTACAGCGGGGCTCTTGGCTTTCCGACAGCACCGTAAGGCTTGTCTGGGTAGGTCTAGAAGGTGGGAGTGTTGATGTACCCCATTATTACCGGCTCTCCCTGGCAGGAGGGAGGTCGGGAATTACTACATCTCTTCAGGAAGGACTGGGCTACTGGCTTAAGGAACCTATTGTACTCATGCTGGAGGCCCAGCAATGA